The Setaria italica strain Yugu1 chromosome IX, Setaria_italica_v2.0, whole genome shotgun sequence genome has a window encoding:
- the LOC101782132 gene encoding plant intracellular Ras-group-related LRR protein 5: protein MVEAPGMAPATAEAVEELTRLYRELPPRPAVEEVEAAAAVLASADAEEEARLAEIDAEEAAARARGRPAVPTELLDVLREARRNAVRLRALQQRKEAAHVVELERRFKVFDDLIQRASRVLSPGDGGGGGGGGAVVVDEVVEVEARRRPELAVAVAAAATEIDRGSKGGLGLEPKSVSTLRRAASAGNDTEKLGLIQVASLIESSAKKGTRELNLRGKLVDQVEWLPVSLGKLQDVTELDLSENRIMALPSTIGSLRYLTKLDLHANQLINLPDTFGELSNLINLDLRANQLKSLPTSFGNLTSLANLDLSSNMLRNLPDCLGKLTNLRRLIAETNELEELPYTIGSCTSLVELRLDFNQLKALPEAIGKLEKLEILTLHYNRIKGLPTTIGHLTRLRELDVSFNEVEMIPENICFAASLVKLNVSRNFADLRALPRSIGELEMLEELDISSNQIRVLPDSFGNLSNLRVFHADETPLEVPPKEVVKLGAQEVVNYMKNMVAARGASQKETDKRSFWAWLHSLFGCCKKDQGIESIPV from the exons ATGGTGGAGGCGCCGGGgatggcgccggcgacggcggaggcggtggaggagctCACGCGGCTGTACCgggagctgccgccgcgcccggccgtggaggaggtggaggcggcggcggcggtgctggcctcggcggacgcggaggaggaggcgcgcctCGCCGAGATcgacgcggaggaggcggcggcgcgggcgcgggggcggccggccgtCCCCACCGAGCTCCTCGACGTGCTGCGGGAGGCCAGGCGCAACGCCGTCAGGCTCCGCGCGCTGCAGCAGCGGAAGGAGGCCGCCCACGTCGTCGAGCTCGAGAGAAGGTTCAAGGTCTTCGACGACCTCATCCAGAGGGCGTCGCGCGTGTTGTCCCCcggtgatggaggaggaggtgggggtggtggcgccgtcgtcgtcgacgaggtCGTGGAGGTGGAGGCCAGGCGGAGGCcggagctggcggtggcggtggccgcggcggcaacGGAGATAGACCGCGGAAGCAAGGGCGGATTGGGATTGGAACCCAAGTCCGTCTCGACGCTGCGTCGGGCTGCTTCTGCAG GTAATGACACAGAAAAGCTGGGCCTTATCCAAGTGGCAAGCCTTATAGAGTCATCAGCAAAGAAGGGGACTAGAGAGCTCAATCTCCGTGGTAAGCTGGTGGACCAAGTTGAGTGGCTCCCTGTCTCACTTGGGAAACTACAAGATGTTACTGAGCTTGATCTATCTGAGAATAGGATCATGGCACTCCCATCAACAATCGGTAGCCTTAGATACTTGACAAAGCTCGACCTCCACGCAAACCAGCTGATTAATCTACCTGATACCTTTGGGGAACTTTCCAACCTGATTAATCTTGACTTGCGGGCAAACCAGCTTAAATCTCTTCCTACATCATTTGGAAATCTCACGAGCCTGGCAAATCTTGATCTGAGTTCGAATATGTTGAGGAACCTTCCTGATTGTTTAGGAAAGTTGACAAACTTGAGAAGGTTAATTGCTGAGACGAACGAGCTTGAGGAGCTACCCTATACTATTGGATCTTGCACCTCTCTTGTGGAGCTTAGATTAGATTTTAATCAGCTAAAGGCCCTTCCAGAAGCCATTGGGAAGTTGGAAAAGCTAGAGATCCTCACATTACACTACAACAGAATCAAAGGCCTGCCTACAACAATCGGCCACCTTACCAGATTGAGAGAGCTGGATGTCAGTTTCAATGAAGTTGAAATGATTCCTGAGAACATTTGCTTTGCGGCGAGCCTTGTGAAGTTGAATGTCAGCAGGAACTTTGCTGACTTAAGAGCACTGCCAAGATCAATAGGGGAACTTGAGATGCTAGAGGAGTTGGACATCAGTAGTAACCAGATACGAGTACTGCCGGACTCATTTGGGAACCTCTCAAATCTACGCGTATTTCATGCTGATGAAACTCCACTGGAAGTACCACCTAAAGAAGTTGTAAAATTAGGAGCTCAG GAGGTGGTTAATTATATGAAGAATATGGTTGCTGCAAGGGGAGCAAGCCAGAAGGAAACAGATAAGAGGAGCTTCTGGGCCTGGCTTCACTCGCTGTTCGGTTGTTGCAAAAAGGATCAAGGAATTGAATCAATTCCAGTTTAG